A region of Staphylococcus sp. IVB6181 DNA encodes the following proteins:
- a CDS encoding sulfite exporter TauE/SafE family protein, whose translation MVSIILLILIGALSAIIGSIVGIGGGLIIVPTMVYLGVEHDMLHGITPQIAIGTSSIILIVTGLTSTLGYLKSKQVDVKNGYVFLFGLLPGSLLGSFISRYLTLDSFNLYFGLFLILVAVLLLVRHAIKPIKVFEKKKYEKTYVDKDGTLYHYHVPPVFAFFATFFIGITTGLFGIGGGALMTPLMLIVFRFPPHVAVGTSMMMIFFSSVMSSIGHIFQGHVAWHYAIVLVISSYLGAKLGVKLNQSMQSNTVVALLRTVMLLLGVYLIIKSFL comes from the coding sequence ATGGTGAGTATTATACTGCTCATTTTAATTGGGGCATTATCTGCAATTATCGGTTCTATTGTCGGAATCGGCGGCGGATTGATTATTGTTCCGACTATGGTGTATCTTGGAGTGGAGCATGACATGCTGCATGGGATTACACCGCAAATTGCGATCGGAACTTCTTCTATTATTCTAATTGTGACGGGTTTAACCTCAACATTAGGGTATTTAAAATCTAAGCAAGTCGATGTTAAAAACGGTTATGTCTTCTTATTCGGCTTGTTGCCGGGGTCATTGCTCGGTTCCTTTATCAGCCGTTATTTAACATTAGATTCATTCAACCTTTATTTCGGACTGTTTCTGATTTTAGTTGCTGTGCTGTTATTAGTACGTCATGCCATTAAACCGATTAAAGTATTTGAAAAGAAAAAATATGAAAAAACGTATGTAGATAAAGATGGCACACTTTATCATTATCATGTACCGCCAGTGTTTGCTTTCTTTGCGACATTTTTTATCGGTATTACAACAGGTTTATTCGGCATCGGCGGAGGTGCTTTAATGACACCGTTAATGCTGATTGTATTCAGATTCCCGCCGCATGTGGCAGTAGGTACAAGTATGATGATGATTTTCTTCTCAAGTGTCATGAGTTCAATCGGACATATTTTCCAAGGCCATGTGGCTTGGCATTATGCAATCGTCTTAGTTATTTCAAGTTATCTGGGTGCGAAATTGGGTGTGAAACTCAACCAATCTATGCAATCGAACACAGTGGTTGCATTGCTGAGAACAGTAATGCTGCTGTTAGGGGTATATCTTATTATCAAATCATTTCTATAG
- a CDS encoding DUF72 domain-containing protein: protein MIEIGLTGWGDHDSLYTDLSRKTDKLKTYASHFPVVELDASYYAIQPERNIRKWIKETPDRFKFVVKIHQALTLHADYKDFADTREGLFEDFKLMIAPLIEADKLAMVLVQFPPWFDCKTQNINYIRYVRVQLKDVPVCIEFRNQTWFKDGMKEHTLEFLTEQQLIHAIVDEPQVGEGSAPLVNRITTETAFVRYHGRNRHGWTKQDMTDEAWRDVRYLYDYSTKELEDLAEKVRIIQHKAKNIYVVFNNNSGGHAAGNAKEFQRILGIDYEGLAPQQLKLF, encoded by the coding sequence ATGATAGAGATAGGGCTGACAGGTTGGGGAGATCATGATTCCCTGTATACTGATCTAAGTCGAAAAACTGATAAATTAAAGACGTATGCGAGTCATTTTCCAGTGGTAGAATTGGATGCATCGTATTATGCGATTCAACCTGAACGCAATATCCGAAAATGGATTAAAGAAACACCGGACCGCTTCAAATTCGTCGTTAAAATCCATCAAGCACTCACGTTGCACGCAGACTATAAAGATTTTGCGGACACACGTGAAGGCTTATTTGAAGATTTTAAATTAATGATTGCGCCATTAATCGAAGCGGATAAACTAGCGATGGTCTTAGTTCAATTTCCGCCATGGTTTGACTGCAAAACACAAAACATTAATTATATTAGATACGTCAGAGTACAACTTAAAGATGTCCCTGTATGTATCGAATTCAGAAATCAAACTTGGTTTAAAGACGGCATGAAAGAACACACATTAGAATTCTTAACGGAGCAGCAGCTCATTCATGCGATTGTGGATGAACCGCAAGTCGGCGAAGGTTCAGCACCGCTCGTCAATCGTATTACGACAGAAACGGCATTTGTACGTTATCATGGCCGTAATCGTCATGGTTGGACCAAACAAGACATGACAGATGAAGCATGGCGTGATGTGCGTTATTTATACGACTATTCAACAAAGGAACTGGAAGACTTAGCTGAAAAAGTGCGTATTATTCAGCACAAAGCCAAAAACATATATGTGGTGTTTAATAATAACTCCGGCGGTCACGCTGCAGGCAACGCAAAAGAATTCCAGCGTATATTAGGGATTGATTACGAAGGATTAGCACCGCAGCAATTGAAATTATTTTAG
- the ltrA gene encoding group II intron reverse transcriptase/maturase: MYRETPSLMELVVRKNNIEKAIKKVVKNNGSPGIDGMKVKELHAHFREFYPQIKGKLLNGTYKPQAVKKVAIPKPNGKKRILGIPVARDRVIQQAIKQVIEPMINRQFSKHSHGFRPNHSTGTALKQCIQYYEEGYHTVVDCDLKQCFDTLNHDKLMYLFERFIQDKAISKFIRKSLQSGSADLSGEYAERKTGAPQGGIISPLLCNIYLHELDKELEKRGHRFVRYADDFVIFVKSKRAGQRVMESITNFIEKDLKLTVNKDKSKVGSPTRLKFLSCLITKINGTCRFRPTMEAKRNLKAKLKWVTRRNRPGTFTEIITGINAITRGWINYFGRGFVKGFIREMQEWLNHRIRQLILKRWKKVKTKYKMLRKYGLDHNGAMRIANSRKKYWRLSKTHEVHHALTTNRLYKWGLVPLARLAESAYARY, encoded by the coding sequence ATGTATCGTGAGACTCCATCACTGATGGAACTTGTTGTAAGAAAGAACAACATAGAGAAAGCAATCAAGAAAGTTGTTAAAAATAATGGCTCTCCTGGAATCGATGGGATGAAGGTTAAAGAGTTACATGCTCACTTCAGAGAATTCTATCCACAGATAAAAGGAAAACTGCTTAACGGTACGTATAAACCGCAAGCAGTTAAGAAAGTAGCCATTCCAAAACCGAATGGCAAAAAGAGAATTCTTGGAATTCCCGTCGCAAGGGATAGAGTTATCCAACAAGCAATCAAACAAGTTATCGAACCGATGATAAATCGCCAGTTTTCGAAACATAGTCATGGGTTTAGACCAAATCATAGTACAGGTACTGCATTAAAACAATGTATCCAATACTATGAGGAGGGTTATCACACAGTCGTAGACTGTGACTTAAAACAATGTTTTGACACGTTGAACCATGACAAATTGATGTACTTGTTTGAACGCTTTATACAAGATAAAGCTATCTCTAAATTTATCCGCAAAAGTTTACAAAGCGGGTCTGCAGACCTGTCTGGCGAATACGCAGAAAGAAAGACAGGCGCCCCTCAAGGTGGGATTATATCTCCCTTGTTGTGTAATATCTATTTGCATGAGCTGGATAAAGAATTAGAGAAGCGCGGACATCGTTTTGTGAGATACGCAGATGACTTCGTCATCTTTGTTAAATCAAAACGTGCCGGACAACGTGTTATGGAGAGTATCACAAACTTTATCGAAAAGGACCTGAAATTAACAGTGAATAAAGATAAAAGTAAGGTAGGCTCTCCCACACGTTTAAAGTTCTTGAGTTGTCTGATAACGAAAATAAATGGCACTTGTCGTTTCAGACCCACTATGGAAGCAAAAAGAAATTTAAAAGCCAAATTAAAGTGGGTCACAAGAAGAAATAGACCTGGCACATTTACTGAAATTATAACAGGAATCAACGCGATTACTAGAGGTTGGATAAACTATTTTGGCAGAGGTTTTGTTAAAGGATTTATCCGCGAAATGCAAGAGTGGTTGAACCATCGAATCAGACAACTTATTTTAAAGCGATGGAAGAAGGTCAAAACAAAATACAAAATGCTTCGAAAATACGGATTAGACCACAATGGTGCCATGCGTATTGCGAACTCAAGAAAGAAGTATTGGAGGCTTTCCAAAACGCATGAGGTTCATCATGCGCTTACAACAAATAGACTCTACAAGTGGGGTCTAGTACCACTAGCCCGACTCGCAGAGTCTGCTTACGCAAGATATTGA
- a CDS encoding nitronate monooxygenase family protein, giving the protein MWFETKASAMLGIKYPIIQAGMAGNTTPELVASVSDSGGLGTIGAGYFSLERLSEEIDKVKLLTAKPFAVNLFVPNKQKLKPAQVDLMNAWLSPYRRALDLEHPVVNLSESQQLERQIDILIKKKVAVASFTFGVPETRLIRKMHENDIIVMGTATSVEEALANEAAGVDIIVTQGSEAGGHRGSFLKQDGEYPMIGSISLIPQVADAVSVPVIAAGGIMDGRGVLASLILGASGVQMGTAFLTSQESGADIAYKQAILNSTETSTVLTNAFSGKMARGIRNDFVNYLSQFNGEVPEYPIQNQLTSAIRKASTANHDDSMMSLWSGQTPRLATSRSAQEIVTSIVNQIEEMRLR; this is encoded by the coding sequence ATGTGGTTTGAGACAAAAGCGAGTGCAATGCTTGGCATCAAGTATCCTATTATTCAAGCAGGCATGGCAGGCAATACAACGCCTGAACTTGTCGCGAGTGTGAGTGACAGCGGCGGATTAGGAACTATAGGTGCAGGTTATTTCAGTTTAGAACGATTAAGCGAAGAAATAGATAAAGTGAAACTTTTAACTGCCAAACCGTTTGCGGTGAATTTATTTGTGCCGAACAAGCAAAAGCTGAAACCGGCACAAGTGGATTTAATGAATGCTTGGTTAAGTCCCTACCGCCGTGCATTGGATTTAGAACATCCTGTTGTCAATTTATCAGAGTCTCAACAGCTTGAACGCCAAATTGATATATTAATCAAAAAGAAAGTAGCTGTCGCAAGTTTTACTTTCGGCGTACCTGAAACCAGATTAATTCGTAAAATGCATGAAAATGACATTATTGTGATGGGGACAGCAACTTCTGTTGAAGAAGCTCTGGCAAATGAAGCAGCCGGTGTTGATATTATCGTGACACAAGGCAGTGAAGCAGGCGGACATCGCGGTTCATTCTTAAAACAAGATGGTGAATATCCGATGATCGGCAGTATCTCGCTGATTCCTCAGGTTGCGGATGCGGTGAGTGTACCGGTTATCGCTGCAGGAGGCATTATGGACGGCAGAGGTGTGCTTGCCAGCTTGATTCTAGGTGCGTCTGGGGTACAAATGGGTACAGCGTTCCTTACATCGCAAGAAAGCGGTGCAGACATCGCTTATAAACAAGCTATCCTTAACAGCACAGAAACCTCTACAGTGCTGACGAATGCTTTCAGCGGTAAAATGGCACGAGGTATCCGAAATGATTTTGTAAATTATTTATCGCAATTTAACGGAGAAGTTCCGGAGTATCCTATCCAAAATCAATTGACTTCAGCGATTCGAAAAGCTTCTACCGCAAACCACGATGATTCAATGATGTCTTTATGGAGCGGCCAAACACCGCGATTAGCGACAAGCCGCTCTGCACAAGAGATCGTAACGTCTATTGTTAATCAAATTGAGGAGATGCGTTTGCGCTAA
- a CDS encoding hemolysin family protein — protein MIIAIIILIFVSFFFSGSETALTAANKVKLQTESRKGDLKSKKLLKLLNRPRDFITTILIANNSANIVLPTLVTILAVQNGWNVGIASLVITVVVIIVSEVIPKSIAATYPDVISKLVYPVIHFFVVILTPITKILNGLTGLINKMLANDKFQSHRMSKEEIRTMVTIAGAQGAFNESERDRLQSVLTFEQLRVKDVDTTPRVNVTAFSLDTPYDEVYDIIMTHPYTRYPVYDEEIDNIVGVFHSKYLLVWSRHHDKSLEDYISKPLFVNEHNKAEWVMRKMIASRKHIAIVLDEYGGTDAIITMEDLIEQLLGIDIEDEMDQHEQNKVNERLRQKQKQKPKPNQPTL, from the coding sequence ATGATTATAGCTATCATTATATTAATATTTGTTTCTTTCTTCTTTTCAGGCAGTGAAACTGCGTTAACTGCCGCAAATAAAGTTAAATTACAGACGGAAAGCCGTAAAGGCGATCTTAAATCTAAAAAATTATTAAAATTACTCAATAGACCAAGAGATTTTATCACAACGATATTGATTGCGAACAACAGTGCCAATATCGTGTTGCCGACTTTAGTAACGATTTTAGCAGTTCAAAACGGCTGGAATGTCGGAATTGCGTCGTTAGTCATTACTGTTGTTGTAATCATTGTTTCAGAAGTCATTCCTAAATCCATCGCAGCTACATATCCAGATGTGATTTCTAAACTTGTTTATCCAGTCATTCATTTCTTTGTGGTGATTTTGACACCTATCACAAAAATATTGAACGGTTTAACAGGTTTAATCAACAAAATGCTTGCGAATGATAAATTTCAAAGTCATAGAATGTCGAAAGAAGAAATTCGTACGATGGTGACGATTGCTGGGGCACAAGGTGCTTTTAATGAAAGCGAGCGAGACAGACTTCAAAGTGTTTTGACTTTCGAACAACTGCGTGTAAAGGATGTAGATACTACACCGCGTGTCAATGTGACCGCATTTTCGCTCGATACACCTTATGATGAGGTATATGATATTATTATGACCCACCCCTATACACGTTATCCGGTGTATGATGAGGAAATTGATAACATTGTAGGTGTATTCCATTCTAAATATTTATTAGTATGGAGTCGACATCATGACAAATCATTAGAAGATTACATCTCAAAACCGCTGTTTGTGAACGAGCATAATAAAGCAGAATGGGTGATGCGCAAAATGATCGCATCACGCAAACATATTGCGATTGTGCTGGATGAGTATGGCGGAACGGATGCGATTATTACTATGGAAGACTTGATTGAACAGTTGCTTGGTATTGATATCGAAGACGAAATGGATCAACACGAACAAAATAAAGTCAATGAACGTTTAAGACAAAAACAAAAACAAAAGCCTAAACCGAATCAACCAACTTTATAA
- a CDS encoding SH3 domain-containing protein, with protein MTAKLTNNEAIAYINELKGKGWDFDGVYGWQCFDLANMYWYKLFGHGLKGIGAADIPNANNFDGEAVIYPNTPSFKAEPGDVVIFNRSYGGGYGHVAIVTNGNIDGNYNTFQSLDQNWWGGGMAKTEVAQLINHNYDFPMWFIRPKYKTTQTRSEQSPTQSVKKANSKKKAKPVKLNIVKDVVKGYNLPKRGYNPKGIVIHNDAGSKGATAQAYRNGLVNAPLSRLEAGIAHSYVSENTVWQALDESQVGWHTANQYGNKNYYGIEVCQSIGADDKTFLKNEQAVFQECARLLRKWGLPANRNTIRLHNEFTSTSCPHRSAELHTGFNPVTQGLLPKDKQLKLKDYFIKQIRAYMNGKVPVATVNQGTSASSNTVKPVAGAWRRNNYGTYYMEEKARFTNGNQPIMARTVGPFTSCPHAYDFQPGGWCDYTEVMLQDGHVWIGYDWQGQRYYLPIRTWNGVAPPNHGVGDLWGRIS; from the coding sequence ATGACAGCAAAACTGACTAATAACGAAGCAATCGCTTATATTAATGAGTTAAAGGGCAAAGGTTGGGATTTTGACGGTGTTTATGGCTGGCAATGTTTTGATCTAGCTAATATGTACTGGTATAAATTATTTGGACATGGTCTTAAAGGTATAGGTGCTGCAGACATTCCTAACGCTAATAATTTTGATGGAGAAGCTGTCATTTATCCTAATACACCTTCGTTCAAAGCAGAACCAGGGGACGTTGTTATTTTCAATAGAAGTTACGGCGGGGGTTATGGTCATGTTGCTATTGTTACGAACGGAAATATTGACGGTAACTATAATACATTCCAATCACTCGACCAAAACTGGTGGGGCGGCGGTATGGCCAAAACAGAAGTCGCTCAGCTTATCAATCATAATTATGACTTTCCTATGTGGTTTATTCGTCCGAAATATAAAACGACACAAACACGTTCAGAACAATCACCAACACAAAGTGTTAAAAAAGCTAATTCTAAAAAGAAAGCAAAACCGGTTAAATTAAACATTGTCAAAGATGTAGTAAAAGGGTACAACTTACCCAAGCGTGGATATAACCCAAAAGGGATTGTCATACACAACGACGCTGGAAGTAAAGGGGCAACTGCACAAGCGTATAGAAATGGTTTAGTCAATGCGCCATTGTCACGCTTAGAGGCAGGTATTGCTCACAGTTATGTCTCGGAAAATACCGTTTGGCAAGCATTAGATGAGTCACAAGTCGGTTGGCATACAGCCAATCAATACGGAAACAAAAATTATTATGGTATTGAGGTCTGTCAATCCATCGGTGCAGATGACAAAACATTTTTAAAAAATGAACAAGCTGTATTTCAAGAATGTGCAAGGCTATTGAGAAAGTGGGGACTACCCGCAAATAGAAACACTATCAGATTGCACAACGAATTTACATCTACATCTTGCCCACACAGAAGCGCAGAGCTTCATACAGGTTTTAATCCAGTCACGCAAGGGTTACTGCCTAAAGATAAGCAATTGAAGCTTAAAGACTACTTTATTAAGCAAATTAGAGCTTATATGAACGGTAAAGTACCTGTTGCTACAGTTAATCAAGGTACAAGCGCATCAAGTAATACAGTAAAGCCAGTTGCAGGAGCGTGGAGACGCAATAATTATGGTACTTACTATATGGAAGAAAAGGCGCGGTTTACGAACGGTAATCAACCAATTATGGCGCGAACTGTTGGGCCTTTCACAAGTTGTCCACATGCTTATGACTTTCAACCGGGTGGCTGGTGTGATTATACAGAAGTAATGCTTCAAGATGGCCACGTTTGGATCGGTTATGACTGGCAAGGACAGCGATACTATTTACCAATCCGTACATGGAACGGTGTCGCTCCGCCTAATCATGGTGTAGGCGACCTTTGGGGTAGAATCAGTTAA
- a CDS encoding phage holin translates to MKINMKLRFKNKAVLTGLVGAVLLFVKQVTELFGLDLSTQLEQISALAGTIITLLVGLGVIVDPTSKGIKDSGIVQTYTKPRDSNNTDEMVQWQNQAHAPEVQQFQPKIYDTTQPFTDDSDEIGFDVNEYEHGGGSDDSKTD, encoded by the coding sequence ATGAAAATAAACATGAAATTAAGATTTAAAAACAAGGCAGTGCTGACTGGATTAGTCGGTGCTGTTTTATTATTTGTGAAACAAGTGACTGAGTTATTCGGATTAGATTTATCAACGCAATTAGAACAAATAAGCGCCTTAGCGGGTACAATTATTACTTTGCTTGTCGGCTTAGGTGTTATTGTAGATCCGACAAGCAAGGGGATTAAAGACAGCGGTATTGTACAAACTTATACAAAGCCTAGAGATAGTAATAATACAGATGAAATGGTTCAGTGGCAGAATCAAGCACATGCGCCTGAAGTACAACAGTTCCAACCTAAAATATATGATACAACGCAGCCTTTTACAGATGATTCAGATGAAATCGGATTTGATGTGAACGAATACGAACATGGAGGCGGTTCAGATGACAGCAAAACTGACTAA
- a CDS encoding putative holin-like toxin: MVSIVDALQLMISFGMFIVALISLVIAIIKINHKK; encoded by the coding sequence GTGGTATCTATTGTAGATGCGCTACAACTGATGATTAGTTTCGGTATGTTTATCGTTGCCTTAATCAGTTTAGTCATTGCAATAATTAAAATTAACCATAAAAAATAA
- a CDS encoding phage tail spike protein: protein MIHVLDYQGKIIDFIAQNDNAVISAVHHKNINERSETFDFTILSERAEHLQDRNRIIIQDSNEQYREFIIEHTSQDIDGYTEVETSASYLEDISKSKPYSPGKLPSMTTSQALRDVLKDTGWQVSDRTEYGGTRSTSWTSFQTRYEVLMQLCTTYKMIPDFYVEVGRNRVEGRYVVLKTRAPLFKGKEIVYGKDLLEMKRTVDMTEIKTALLASGPQKEDGTPGITLTVKDDEANNRYSLPGRYLWGIYSPETEDENMTESRLRTLATTELNKRKAAAISYEVKAADIKRYYPHEVIRLGDKIRIKNEDFVPSLYLEAEVIGEDYDLISGDSEYSFGEYKEYAESELKKAFEQRLRDIQQKLNDKVSNINTIIEQTQAGNLEYFEKKIIKGAHPPKKPVNDLLWLDTSNPDVAVLKRYWNGRWLNATAEKAEDIGAVTREKALYSELTNTFINLNIQHSKLLSEVYEVIDSEYFVDTELKQQVQQNLDNTINTYNEIKTNLDSMKPETATIGKLVDTQALFLKYRELLQTLYNSLENAKIAIDDRFKLLQSQYTDEKFNEAMQNVASKLGLTVNENNQLVGEVDVFKQIDESVREVTNQMLRDYVTSSQYQSDQQGIIERLNSSDSERKQLSNQIADRVTRSEYENDVGQKLINSKAEVLIEAEQTSNRVSKEIFNENSKTLERYTSEFINDVSSGMFFNYDDNGNIQSANIGRDGIKLKGDRVNIKVNKDFKVMANAIDNKVGKHEVINSINVSNEGIAIDANKVGIRGGDGTTYLDIQNTKLLSRGFFERTWGGETDRPYCKLGIYDGHLIMQNETSGRNLYLTEKGLSTTMAGNLKGTSGTLQFHFLSPTDNTEGVRLHSYYGMVYLQSQENRVYIRSKQTTNIETADAGIYLRPYTLTRQGVNEFSYKVIEADNASDTDGYFIYGEVSNPDGLAGSGIRFRKKGVKGNETGEYEPMIYATDNAGNANTGSFSARNFYGDLKTRLTHLYIMADSNGGEIRATSLSGERGKKTTYVPIRALTMSTQSALGFTNHSKGGTYFGVGADPKNKMYVTDVNGYNNGRPQYRPVVASAFTNGSKAEYKKNIMPWHGDALKVIDSTELYTFNYKGNYDNQTHHGVIIGEGYHTPNQFIQDDGVNLYDMLAHSMRAIQQLNEKVKELEDKLNGR from the coding sequence ATGATTCATGTTTTGGATTATCAAGGTAAGATTATTGATTTTATAGCTCAAAACGATAATGCAGTTATCAGTGCGGTGCACCATAAAAATATAAATGAACGATCTGAAACGTTTGATTTTACAATATTGTCTGAGCGCGCTGAACATTTGCAAGACAGAAACAGAATCATTATACAAGATTCGAATGAACAGTATCGTGAGTTCATTATTGAACATACCTCACAAGATATCGACGGCTATACCGAGGTAGAAACCAGCGCCAGTTATTTAGAAGATATTTCTAAAAGCAAACCTTACAGTCCAGGTAAATTACCTAGTATGACCACATCACAAGCATTGAGAGATGTATTAAAAGATACAGGTTGGCAAGTTTCGGATAGAACTGAATACGGCGGCACACGTTCTACTTCTTGGACAAGTTTTCAAACACGTTATGAAGTATTGATGCAGTTATGCACGACGTATAAAATGATTCCTGATTTTTATGTGGAAGTCGGGCGTAATCGTGTAGAAGGAAGATATGTTGTATTAAAGACGCGCGCTCCTTTATTCAAAGGCAAAGAAATTGTGTATGGTAAAGATTTGCTAGAAATGAAGCGTACAGTAGATATGACTGAAATTAAAACTGCATTGCTTGCCAGCGGACCACAAAAGGAAGATGGGACACCAGGTATCACGTTGACTGTCAAAGATGATGAAGCAAATAATCGATACAGTCTTCCAGGACGGTACTTGTGGGGGATTTATTCACCTGAAACTGAAGATGAAAATATGACTGAATCACGTTTGCGTACTTTAGCAACTACTGAATTAAATAAGCGCAAAGCAGCTGCTATCAGTTATGAAGTTAAAGCAGCAGATATTAAACGCTATTACCCACATGAAGTGATTCGTTTAGGTGATAAAATCAGAATTAAAAATGAAGATTTTGTACCTAGTTTATATCTGGAAGCAGAAGTAATCGGTGAAGATTACGATTTGATTTCTGGAGATTCCGAGTACAGTTTTGGGGAGTATAAGGAATATGCAGAATCCGAACTCAAGAAAGCGTTCGAGCAAAGATTACGCGACATTCAACAAAAGCTGAATGATAAAGTAAGTAATATTAATACAATTATTGAACAGACACAAGCAGGTAATCTTGAATACTTTGAAAAGAAAATCATAAAAGGTGCGCATCCTCCTAAAAAGCCAGTTAACGACTTGCTATGGTTAGATACCAGTAATCCTGATGTTGCTGTATTAAAACGATATTGGAACGGAAGATGGCTCAATGCGACTGCTGAAAAAGCTGAAGATATTGGTGCAGTTACACGAGAGAAAGCATTATACAGTGAGTTAACCAACACATTTATAAACTTGAACATTCAACACAGCAAGTTATTAAGTGAAGTGTATGAAGTGATAGACAGTGAATATTTTGTTGATACTGAATTGAAACAACAGGTTCAACAAAATTTAGATAATACAATCAATACCTATAATGAAATCAAGACAAATCTTGATAGTATGAAACCGGAAACAGCCACAATCGGCAAACTGGTCGATACACAAGCACTGTTTTTAAAATATCGCGAATTACTGCAAACATTATACAATTCATTAGAGAATGCAAAGATTGCAATAGATGATCGCTTCAAATTATTGCAATCGCAATATACAGATGAGAAATTCAATGAAGCTATGCAGAATGTAGCGTCTAAATTAGGGTTAACAGTTAATGAAAATAATCAACTCGTTGGAGAGGTTGATGTTTTTAAACAAATTGATGAATCTGTGCGTGAAGTGACAAATCAAATGTTAAGAGATTATGTCACTTCTTCACAATATCAAAGTGATCAACAAGGGATTATTGAAAGATTAAATAGTTCTGATTCAGAAAGAAAACAACTTTCTAATCAAATTGCGGATAGAGTTACAAGGTCTGAATACGAGAATGATGTTGGACAAAAGCTTATTAATTCTAAAGCTGAAGTATTAATTGAAGCTGAACAAACATCGAACCGTGTTTCGAAAGAAATATTTAATGAAAACAGTAAAACTTTAGAAAGATACACATCAGAATTTATCAATGATGTTTCGAGCGGTATGTTCTTTAACTATGATGATAACGGTAATATTCAATCAGCGAATATTGGGAGAGATGGCATCAAATTAAAAGGCGACCGAGTTAATATTAAAGTTAATAAAGACTTTAAAGTCATGGCTAATGCTATTGATAACAAAGTTGGTAAACATGAAGTTATTAACAGTATTAATGTATCGAATGAGGGTATTGCGATTGATGCAAATAAAGTTGGTATACGTGGTGGAGACGGAACGACGTATCTCGACATTCAAAATACAAAACTATTGTCGCGTGGTTTCTTTGAGAGAACGTGGGGCGGTGAAACAGACCGTCCTTACTGTAAATTAGGTATTTATGATGGGCATCTTATCATGCAAAACGAAACATCGGGTAGAAACTTATATTTAACTGAAAAAGGTCTATCAACTACAATGGCTGGTAACTTAAAAGGGACAAGCGGTACATTGCAATTCCACTTTTTAAGTCCTACAGATAATACAGAAGGTGTAAGGCTGCATTCGTATTACGGCATGGTATATCTGCAATCTCAAGAAAATCGTGTTTATATTCGTTCAAAACAAACGACTAACATTGAAACTGCTGATGCGGGTATATATTTAAGACCTTACACTCTTACTAGACAAGGGGTTAACGAGTTTAGTTATAAAGTTATAGAGGCAGATAACGCGTCAGACACTGATGGTTATTTTATTTACGGTGAAGTTTCTAATCCGGATGGATTGGCAGGTTCAGGTATTCGTTTCAGAAAAAAAGGTGTTAAAGGGAATGAGACCGGAGAGTACGAGCCGATGATATATGCAACAGATAATGCAGGCAATGCGAACACTGGATCGTTTAGTGCTAGAAACTTTTATGGCGACTTAAAAACAAGACTTACACATTTATATATCATGGCTGATAGTAACGGTGGCGAAATACGCGCAACAAGCCTTTCAGGAGAGAGAGGCAAAAAGACAACGTATGTACCGATTCGTGCATTAACGATGTCCACGCAATCCGCGTTAGGGTTTACTAACCACAGCAAGGGCGGTACGTACTTTGGTGTAGGCGCTGATCCTAAGAATAAAATGTATGTAACAGATGTTAACGGTTATAATAACGGCAGACCTCAATATAGACCAGTTGTCGCATCTGCTTTTACAAACGGTTCTAAGGCAGAATATAAAAAGAATATTATGCCTTGGCATGGTGATGCACTTAAAGTTATCGATAGTACGGAATTATATACTTTCAATTACAAAGGGAACTACGATAATCAAACACATCACGGCGTCATTATCGGAGAAGGTTATCATACACCGAATCAGTTTATTCAAGATGACGGCGTCAACCTATATGATATGCTCGCACACAGTATGAGGGCGATACAGCAATTAAATGAAAAAGTAAAAGAATTGGAGGACAAACTGAATGGAAGATAA